Proteins from one Bradyrhizobium amphicarpaeae genomic window:
- a CDS encoding IlvD/Edd family dehydratase produces MTSGLRKGLTSYGDAGFSLFLRKAFIKAMGYSDDALERPIVGITNTYSDYNPCHGNVPQIIEAAKRGVMLSGAMPFVFPTISIAESFAHPTSMYLRNLMAMDTEEMIRAQPMDSVIVIGGCDKTLPAQVMAAISADLPTVVIPVGPMVVGHHKGEVLGACTDCRRLWGKYRAGEIDDVEIEAVNGRLAPSVGTCMVMGTASTMACMIEAMGLSLPMSATIPAPHAERFRLAEASGRVAAEMAKAKGPKPSEILTPASFKNAQVVLQAIGGSTNGLIHLTAMAHRSPHRLDLEVFDQIGREVPVLVDLKPSGEHYMEHFHHAGGVPKLLAQLGDLVDLDARTISGQTLRDVVANAEDVPGQDAIRPRDNPIKTEGGLAVLHGNLAPRGAVIKQSAASPKLLKHTGRAVVFESVEDMTLRVDDPELDVNSDDVLVLRNAGPKGAPGMPEAGYLPIPKKLARGGTKDMVRISDARMSGTAFGTIVLHITPESAVGGPLALVQNGDMISLDVARRSIELLVDPAELERRRAALKPAAKPDEARRGYAWLFNETIMQADEGCDFDFMQRTGKTETS; encoded by the coding sequence ATGACGAGTGGGTTGCGCAAGGGTCTGACGAGCTACGGTGATGCCGGCTTCTCGCTGTTCCTGCGCAAGGCGTTCATCAAGGCCATGGGCTATTCCGACGACGCGCTGGAGCGCCCGATCGTCGGCATCACCAACACCTACAGCGACTACAATCCCTGCCACGGCAACGTTCCGCAGATCATCGAAGCCGCCAAGCGCGGCGTGATGCTCTCCGGCGCCATGCCGTTCGTGTTTCCGACCATCTCGATCGCCGAGAGCTTCGCGCATCCGACCTCGATGTATCTGCGCAATTTGATGGCGATGGACACCGAGGAGATGATCCGGGCACAGCCGATGGATTCGGTGATCGTGATCGGCGGCTGCGACAAGACCTTGCCGGCGCAGGTGATGGCGGCGATCAGCGCCGATTTGCCGACCGTCGTCATTCCCGTCGGTCCCATGGTGGTCGGCCATCACAAGGGCGAAGTGCTGGGCGCCTGCACCGATTGCCGCCGTCTCTGGGGCAAGTATCGCGCCGGCGAAATCGACGATGTCGAGATCGAAGCAGTGAACGGCCGCCTCGCGCCGTCGGTCGGCACCTGCATGGTGATGGGCACCGCCTCCACCATGGCCTGCATGATCGAGGCGATGGGCCTGTCGCTGCCGATGAGCGCGACGATCCCGGCGCCGCATGCCGAGCGCTTCCGTCTGGCCGAGGCGAGCGGCAGGGTTGCCGCCGAAATGGCAAAGGCCAAGGGGCCGAAGCCGAGCGAGATTTTGACGCCTGCGTCGTTCAAGAACGCTCAGGTCGTGCTCCAGGCGATCGGCGGCTCCACCAACGGCCTGATCCATCTGACTGCGATGGCGCATCGCTCGCCGCACCGGCTCGATCTCGAAGTGTTCGACCAGATCGGCCGCGAGGTGCCGGTACTGGTCGATCTCAAGCCGTCGGGCGAACATTACATGGAGCACTTCCATCACGCCGGCGGCGTGCCGAAGCTGCTGGCGCAACTCGGCGACCTCGTCGATCTCGACGCCAGGACCATCTCGGGCCAGACGCTGCGCGACGTCGTTGCCAATGCGGAAGATGTGCCGGGCCAGGACGCGATCCGTCCGCGCGACAATCCGATCAAGACGGAAGGCGGCCTCGCCGTCCTGCACGGCAATCTCGCGCCGCGCGGCGCGGTCATCAAGCAATCGGCCGCGAGCCCCAAGCTGCTGAAGCATACCGGGAGGGCCGTCGTGTTCGAATCCGTCGAGGACATGACCTTGCGGGTCGACGATCCCGAACTCGACGTGAACTCCGACGACGTGCTGGTACTGCGCAATGCCGGCCCCAAGGGCGCGCCGGGCATGCCGGAGGCGGGCTACCTGCCGATCCCGAAGAAGCTCGCGCGCGGCGGCACCAAGGACATGGTGCGCATTTCGGACGCACGCATGAGCGGCACCGCGTTCGGCACCATCGTGTTGCACATCACGCCGGAATCCGCGGTTGGCGGGCCGCTGGCGCTGGTGCAGAACGGCGACATGATCAGCCTGGATGTGGCCAGGCGCAGCATCGAGCTGCTGGTCGATCCGGCCGAGCTGGAGCGCCGGCGTGCCGCCTTGAAGCCGGCGGCTAAGCCCGATGAAGCGCGGCGCGGCTATGCCTGGCTGTTCAACGAAACCATCATGCAGGCCGACGAGGGCTGCGACTTCGACTTCATGCAGAGGACTGGGAAGACCGAGACAAGCTGA
- a CDS encoding TRAP transporter large permease, which translates to MSAPVVLALMTVCFLSFGYLGVPVPFSLMAGVFIGALLSDVSLAAIIQKIFDGVDSEALLAIPFFLLVGELMSSANVVVRIANLSVSLVGHIRGGLSQVVVVFSMFFSEMSGSTTADVAVMSRALGGPMKREGYEPAFIAAIIASASTIAALVPPSITAVVYGAVGNVSIAGLFMAGVVPGLMIGFGLMIYCYFFGPSGLRKPRAPLRQVVFAAGDAALPLMIPVILLGGILTGWFTPTEAGVVAVVWIVLVVIPALNRGHIKNIPYDFCLAGLIFSLPLITIGAANAFGWMLAYLRGASYIADVITSMAGNDPHLIMLLMVLLFTVVGDFIEPVPTIIIFMPLVNTLTEAGDINSVHMGVVLIATLAFGLITPPYGLVLLMASKFVGVSFAKALRAALPIYLVFLGTIAFAIYFPSVVLWLPQKVLPESVGCFKSPAGTGYICPK; encoded by the coding sequence ATGAGCGCACCCGTCGTCCTGGCGTTGATGACGGTTTGTTTCCTGTCGTTCGGCTATCTCGGCGTGCCCGTGCCGTTCTCGCTGATGGCCGGCGTGTTCATCGGTGCGCTGCTGTCCGACGTTTCGCTCGCCGCCATCATCCAGAAGATCTTCGACGGCGTCGATTCCGAGGCGCTGCTGGCTATTCCGTTCTTCCTGCTGGTCGGCGAGCTCATGAGCTCGGCCAACGTGGTGGTGCGAATAGCCAACCTCTCGGTGTCGTTGGTCGGGCATATCAGGGGCGGGCTGTCTCAGGTCGTCGTCGTCTTCAGCATGTTCTTCTCGGAAATGTCGGGCTCAACCACGGCCGACGTCGCGGTGATGAGCCGCGCGCTCGGCGGGCCGATGAAGCGCGAGGGCTACGAGCCCGCCTTCATCGCCGCGATCATCGCGTCGGCCTCGACCATCGCGGCGCTTGTGCCGCCGAGCATCACCGCGGTGGTCTACGGCGCGGTCGGCAACGTTTCGATCGCCGGCCTGTTCATGGCAGGCGTGGTGCCGGGCCTGATGATCGGCTTCGGCCTGATGATCTATTGCTACTTCTTCGGCCCGTCCGGCCTGCGCAAGCCGCGCGCACCGCTGCGGCAGGTGGTGTTCGCGGCCGGTGATGCGGCTCTGCCGCTGATGATCCCGGTCATTTTGCTCGGCGGTATCCTGACCGGCTGGTTCACGCCAACCGAAGCCGGCGTGGTTGCCGTGGTCTGGATCGTCCTCGTCGTGATCCCCGCGCTCAACCGCGGCCACATCAAGAATATTCCTTACGACTTCTGTCTCGCCGGACTGATCTTCTCGCTGCCGCTGATCACCATCGGCGCGGCCAACGCCTTCGGCTGGATGCTCGCTTACTTGCGGGGCGCGAGCTACATCGCCGATGTCATCACCTCGATGGCGGGCAACGATCCGCATCTGATCATGTTGCTGATGGTGCTGCTGTTCACCGTGGTCGGCGACTTCATCGAGCCGGTACCGACCATCATCATCTTCATGCCGCTGGTCAACACGCTGACGGAGGCGGGTGACATCAATAGCGTCCATATGGGCGTGGTGCTGATCGCCACGCTCGCCTTCGGCCTGATCACGCCGCCTTACGGGCTGGTGCTGCTGATGGCCTCGAAATTCGTCGGAGTCAGTTTCGCGAAAGCGCTACGCGCTGCGTTGCCGATCTATCTGGTGTTCCTTGGGACGATCGCATTCGCGATCTACTTCCCGAGCGTGGTGCTGTGGCTGCCGCAGAAGGTGCTGCCGGAATCGGTCGGCTGTTTCAAGTCGCCGGCGGGGACGGGCTATATCTGTCCTAAGTAG
- a CDS encoding histidine phosphatase family protein yields MTPTRTFYGLRHGATDWNREGRFQGRTDNPLNEDGLRQAHEAVDVLRGAGISRIVASPLARAARTAEIIAAAISVPLAIDDGIIEFDFGSFEGLPVRDLMIRHGVNSATGLVSILPSDGESWDAMTQRSLACVSAWLDRHPGDDLLFVCHDAVMQGMANALSGSYFRNSHGTPFRYVREQAQWRIERVAT; encoded by the coding sequence GTGACGCCCACGCGCACCTTCTACGGCCTTCGTCACGGCGCGACCGACTGGAATCGCGAGGGACGCTTCCAGGGGCGGACCGACAATCCGCTGAACGAGGACGGCCTCCGGCAGGCGCACGAGGCCGTGGACGTGCTGCGCGGCGCCGGCATCAGCCGCATCGTCGCAAGCCCGTTGGCCCGCGCGGCGCGAACGGCCGAGATCATCGCGGCCGCGATCTCGGTGCCGCTGGCGATCGACGACGGCATCATCGAGTTCGACTTCGGCAGCTTCGAGGGCCTGCCCGTTCGCGACCTCATGATCAGGCACGGCGTCAATTCGGCGACGGGCCTCGTCTCGATCCTGCCGTCGGACGGCGAGAGCTGGGACGCCATGACGCAACGGTCGCTGGCTTGCGTCTCGGCGTGGCTCGACCGTCATCCCGGCGACGATCTCCTGTTCGTCTGCCATGACGCGGTGATGCAGGGGATGGCCAATGCGCTGTCCGGCAGCTACTTCAGGAATAGCCACGGCACGCCGTTCCGTTACGTGCGCGAGCAGGCGCAATGGCGCATCGAGCGGGTCGCTACTTAG
- a CDS encoding aldo/keto reductase yields MNEAASGQVSRRSLLGVAGAGLAAASLRPASAATAAPPAARPDGARRKLGSLEVSSVGLGVQNMHRTYQTTIPDRAEMIRIIRTAYERGVTLFDTAEAYGPFEDERILGEAAQPFRNEVVISSKFGWNIGPDGKRDAGDPLNSRPEHIKAAVEASLKRLRTDHLDMVYQHRVDPAVPIEDVAGAIKDLKAQGKVLHWGLSEMGLGTLRRAHAELPLTAVQNEYSMLWRGPEAEVLPLCGQLGIGFVCWSPLGVGFLTGAIDAQTAYAPGDIRAGETRFARENVTANLALVALLKRWANAKQATPAQIALAWLIAQRPWIVPIPGTTQMAHMVENAGAIAVRFTPAELRELNAAVAAITVKGDRLPPPVQAFSGVEAPPRRS; encoded by the coding sequence ATGAATGAAGCAGCATCAGGACAGGTGAGCCGGCGCAGCCTGCTCGGCGTTGCGGGTGCGGGGCTTGCCGCCGCGTCGCTCAGGCCGGCGAGCGCCGCAACCGCCGCACCGCCCGCGGCGCGGCCCGACGGCGCTCGCCGCAAACTCGGGTCGTTGGAGGTCTCCAGCGTCGGGCTCGGCGTGCAGAACATGCACCGCACCTACCAGACGACGATTCCCGACCGCGCAGAGATGATCCGCATCATCCGTACGGCCTACGAGCGGGGCGTCACCCTGTTCGACACGGCCGAAGCCTACGGTCCGTTTGAGGACGAGCGCATCCTGGGCGAGGCCGCGCAGCCGTTCCGGAACGAGGTCGTGATCAGCTCCAAGTTCGGGTGGAACATCGGCCCGGACGGCAAGCGGGATGCTGGTGACCCGCTCAACAGCCGTCCGGAGCACATCAAGGCGGCCGTGGAAGCATCGCTGAAACGGTTGCGGACCGATCACCTCGACATGGTGTACCAACACCGTGTCGACCCCGCCGTGCCGATCGAGGACGTCGCCGGCGCTATCAAGGACCTGAAGGCGCAGGGCAAGGTTTTGCACTGGGGCCTGTCCGAGATGGGGCTGGGCACGCTACGCCGCGCCCATGCCGAGTTGCCGCTGACCGCCGTTCAAAACGAATATTCCATGCTTTGGCGTGGCCCCGAGGCCGAGGTGCTGCCGCTGTGCGGGCAGCTCGGCATCGGCTTCGTCTGCTGGAGCCCCTTAGGTGTCGGCTTCCTCACCGGTGCGATCGACGCGCAGACCGCCTACGCGCCCGGCGACATCCGCGCTGGCGAGACCCGCTTCGCTCGGGAGAACGTCACGGCCAATCTTGCGCTGGTGGCGCTGCTGAAGCGCTGGGCGAATGCCAAGCAGGCGACCCCGGCGCAGATCGCGCTCGCCTGGTTGATCGCGCAGCGGCCCTGGATCGTGCCGATCCCCGGCACGACGCAGATGGCGCACATGGTTGAGAACGCCGGCGCGATCGCGGTCCGCTTCACGCCCGCCGAGCTGCGGGAGCTGAACGCGGCCGTCGCGGCAATCACGGTCAAGGGCGATCGGCTGCCGCCGCCCGTTCAGGCTTTTTCCGGGGTCGAGGCACCGCCGAGGCGATCGTGA
- a CDS encoding flavodoxin yields MSEPDGLSRRTLLAAPAILAFASASACAQDRGSTPMTGAKTLVAYLTRSGNTRVIAETLHRQLGADLFEIRPARPYPADYEQHVAQATRERDSGYAPPLAAQADIARYDEIFLGFPIWGETTPPPIRSFLKAHELGDKTLRPFITHGGYGVGEAPSVLASHAPAARIEKAFVLEADQERRTLNQVRDWLAHLQT; encoded by the coding sequence GTGAGCGAGCCGGACGGTCTGTCACGCCGCACCCTGCTCGCCGCCCCGGCGATCCTTGCCTTCGCGAGCGCATCGGCCTGTGCCCAGGATAGAGGATCGACACCAATGACTGGTGCCAAAACGCTCGTCGCGTACCTGACGCGATCGGGCAACACGCGGGTGATCGCCGAGACGCTGCACCGCCAGCTCGGCGCCGACCTGTTCGAGATCAGGCCGGCGCGCCCGTATCCGGCGGACTACGAGCAGCATGTCGCGCAGGCGACACGCGAGCGCGACAGCGGTTATGCGCCGCCGCTCGCCGCCCAGGCCGACATCGCCAGGTACGACGAGATCTTCCTCGGCTTTCCTATCTGGGGCGAGACCACCCCGCCGCCGATCCGCTCGTTCCTCAAAGCGCACGAGCTGGGCGACAAGACGCTCCGACCGTTCATCACCCACGGCGGCTACGGCGTGGGTGAGGCCCCGTCCGTTCTTGCCAGCCATGCGCCGGCTGCGCGCATTGAAAAGGCTTTCGTACTGGAGGCCGATCAGGAGCGTCGGACCTTAAACCAGGTGCGTGACTGGCTTGCGCATCTTCAGACATAG
- a CDS encoding TRAP transporter substrate-binding protein has translation MIARSIRGLTAAAAMLFVTGAGAQEVKHYRFAYDQPRNTGYSIAGDIFAEKLKELSKGTMIIDQYPGAQLGQEPQVLQLVKAGDVEFSIISSANTATISPQAGVMSLHYLFRDENHVVKGLADPRVFEALKAMIDETTQGLHVIATGSQGVRHMYSKKEIHNVADIKGLKVRVQATATEDTMFPAYGAQTVHMPFGSVYTSLQTGVVDVAENSINVYLVNKHYEVAPVLNITEHEANNALVFISDKLWQSLSAEQKGWVQTAANEISTKEPAKAFELERTAADKLKKMGVKIVDNVDKKSFAAVADPYLDKLAKELGPHAEKVKDLIRSIN, from the coding sequence ATGATTGCACGATCCATACGTGGGTTGACGGCTGCGGCCGCCATGCTTTTCGTCACCGGAGCCGGGGCACAGGAGGTGAAGCATTATCGCTTCGCCTACGACCAGCCGCGCAACACCGGCTATTCCATCGCGGGTGACATCTTTGCCGAGAAGCTCAAGGAATTGAGCAAGGGCACCATGATCATCGATCAATATCCCGGCGCGCAACTCGGGCAGGAGCCGCAGGTGCTCCAGCTCGTGAAGGCCGGCGACGTCGAATTCTCGATCATCTCCTCCGCCAACACCGCGACGATCTCGCCGCAGGCCGGAGTGATGTCGTTGCATTATCTGTTCCGCGACGAGAACCATGTGGTCAAGGGATTGGCCGACCCCCGCGTGTTCGAGGCACTCAAGGCCATGATCGACGAGACCACGCAGGGCTTGCACGTGATCGCGACGGGATCGCAAGGCGTGCGCCACATGTACTCCAAGAAGGAAATCCACAATGTGGCCGATATCAAGGGCCTGAAGGTCCGTGTGCAGGCGACCGCAACCGAGGACACCATGTTCCCGGCCTATGGCGCCCAGACCGTGCACATGCCGTTCGGCAGCGTCTACACCAGCTTGCAAACCGGCGTCGTCGACGTCGCCGAGAACAGCATCAATGTCTATCTCGTCAACAAGCATTACGAGGTCGCGCCGGTCCTCAACATCACCGAGCACGAGGCCAACAACGCGCTGGTGTTCATCTCCGACAAGCTCTGGCAGAGCCTCTCGGCCGAGCAGAAGGGTTGGGTGCAGACGGCGGCCAACGAGATCAGCACCAAGGAGCCCGCGAAGGCGTTCGAGCTCGAGCGCACCGCGGCCGACAAGTTGAAGAAGATGGGTGTGAAGATCGTCGACAACGTCGACAAGAAGAGCTTTGCGGCGGTCGCCGATCCCTATCTCGACAAGCTCGCCAAGGAACTCGGCCCGCACGCCGAGAAGGTCAAGGATCTGATCCGGTCGATCAACTAG
- a CDS encoding enoyl-CoA hydratase/isomerase family protein: MTAPVSQPDDPALLRIDGPIATITLNRPTAYNSINLAIAQKLEQLAAWIEGNDAIRVVVLEGEGRAFSAGGDLQTIGAAAEAGTVTPVVGELLKHYHAFIEIIRRMPKISLSSVHGSAAGAGMGLAFVTDLCIAADDAKFTPAYAKIGVSPDGGSTVGMVGTVGSRRALQIFLAEDSFTAQQAHEWGLVAKTVPATELKAATRQLAERLAQNPPAAIAGTKSLVYQAATTPVKQQLDAEEHKIIMAMNTEEFRSAVKKFTSKSK; the protein is encoded by the coding sequence ATGACCGCTCCCGTCTCCCAGCCCGATGATCCCGCCTTGCTGCGGATCGACGGCCCGATTGCGACCATCACGCTCAACCGCCCCACGGCCTACAATTCCATCAACCTCGCCATCGCGCAGAAACTCGAACAGCTCGCGGCGTGGATCGAGGGCAATGACGCCATCAGGGTCGTCGTGCTCGAAGGCGAAGGCCGCGCCTTCTCGGCCGGCGGCGATCTGCAGACGATCGGAGCGGCCGCCGAAGCGGGCACGGTGACACCGGTGGTGGGCGAGCTCCTGAAGCACTACCACGCCTTCATCGAGATCATCCGGCGCATGCCGAAAATCTCGTTGTCCAGCGTGCACGGCTCGGCTGCCGGCGCCGGCATGGGCCTCGCCTTCGTGACCGATCTCTGCATCGCCGCCGACGACGCCAAGTTCACGCCTGCCTATGCCAAGATCGGGGTGTCGCCGGATGGCGGCTCGACGGTCGGCATGGTCGGCACGGTCGGCTCCCGCCGGGCGCTGCAGATCTTCCTCGCCGAGGACAGCTTTACCGCGCAGCAGGCCCATGAGTGGGGCCTCGTCGCCAAGACCGTTCCGGCCACTGAGCTGAAGGCGGCGACGCGACAACTCGCCGAGCGGCTGGCGCAGAACCCGCCGGCTGCCATCGCCGGCACCAAATCGCTGGTCTATCAGGCCGCCACCACGCCGGTGAAGCAGCAGCTCGATGCCGAGGAGCACAAGATCATCATGGCGATGAACACGGAGGAATTCCGTTCCGCCGTGAAGAAGTTCACGAGCAAATCGAAGTGA
- a CDS encoding NAD(P)/FAD-dependent oxidoreductase, giving the protein MSNGPVVIVGAGHGGYQVAASLRQAGFSERICLINDEAHLPYQRPPLSKAYIKGSAGPESLMFRPEKFYQDQNIELIAGRAVSIDRAGHKVLLASGETLGYGHLVLATGARNRLLDLPNANLPDVKYLRILDESEALRAIMPSKTRVVVIGAGFIGLEFAATARIKGLEVDVLELAPRVMARAVTAEVSEYVQARHREAGIRIHLGVQATSIEAEGGKVTGVSLSDGRHLPADLVVVGVGVLPNIELAAEAGLTVAAGIIVDEYLATADPDISAIGDCALFASPRFGGSLRLESVQNATDHARCLAGRLTGDKKPYDGHPWFWSDQGDDKLQISGLTTGYDRVVLRGDPAKKAFSAFCYRGETLLGIESINRAGDHMFGRRLQGMNRSITPAQAADESFDLKSALA; this is encoded by the coding sequence ATGAGCAATGGACCGGTCGTCATCGTCGGTGCCGGCCATGGCGGCTATCAGGTCGCGGCATCGCTGCGCCAGGCGGGCTTTTCCGAGCGCATCTGCCTGATCAACGACGAGGCGCATCTGCCCTATCAGCGGCCGCCGTTGTCCAAGGCCTATATCAAGGGCTCGGCCGGCCCTGAGAGCCTGATGTTCCGCCCAGAGAAATTCTACCAGGACCAGAACATCGAGCTGATCGCGGGGCGCGCAGTGTCGATCGACCGCGCCGGCCACAAGGTGCTGCTCGCTTCGGGCGAGACGCTGGGCTACGGCCATCTCGTGCTGGCCACCGGCGCGCGCAACCGGCTGCTTGATCTGCCCAATGCCAATCTGCCCGACGTGAAATATCTGCGCATCCTCGACGAGAGCGAGGCGCTCCGCGCGATCATGCCGTCGAAGACACGGGTCGTGGTGATCGGCGCCGGTTTCATCGGCCTGGAATTCGCCGCCACCGCACGGATCAAGGGCCTCGAAGTCGACGTGCTCGAGCTCGCCCCGCGCGTGATGGCGCGCGCGGTGACGGCGGAGGTCTCGGAGTATGTTCAGGCGCGCCATCGCGAGGCCGGAATCCGCATTCACCTCGGTGTGCAGGCGACTTCGATCGAGGCCGAAGGCGGCAAGGTCACCGGCGTTTCCTTGAGCGACGGCCGGCATCTGCCCGCCGACCTCGTCGTGGTCGGCGTCGGCGTGCTGCCGAACATCGAGCTTGCAGCGGAAGCCGGGCTGACGGTCGCCGCCGGCATCATCGTCGACGAATATCTCGCGACGGCTGATCCTGACATCTCCGCGATCGGCGACTGCGCGCTGTTCGCAAGCCCGCGCTTCGGCGGATCGCTGCGGCTGGAATCGGTGCAGAACGCGACCGACCACGCCCGCTGCCTCGCAGGCCGCCTGACCGGCGACAAGAAGCCCTATGACGGCCATCCCTGGTTCTGGAGCGACCAAGGCGACGACAAGCTCCAGATCTCGGGCCTCACCACCGGCTACGACCGCGTCGTGCTGCGCGGCGATCCCGCCAAGAAGGCGTTTTCCGCGTTCTGCTACAGGGGTGAGACGCTGCTCGGCATCGAATCCATCAACCGCGCCGGTGACCACATGTTCGGCCGCCGCTTGCAGGGCATGAACCGCTCGATCACGCCGGCGCAGGCCGCGGATGAAAGCTTCGATCTGAAGAGCGCGCTGGCTTAG
- the rbsK gene encoding ribokinase, which yields MGRVFVAGSINMDVVATADRHPRVGETVAGRKVLYFPGGKGANQAVAASRLGAKTTLIGRLGKDSFGAELKTFLGAQGIDLGSVREANTHTGTAIITVAAADNTIVVIPGSNALVGADDVADVPLAKGDVAVCQFEIPLPTITAFFRRAREAGVVTVLNPAPAQKMSRELLALVDILVLNETELGFLAGVELTDSDEAAGIIDVARKLQAHADQSICVTLGRRGVLALAGREEVAVPGRAVKAVDTTGAGDCFVGALAAQLADGVPLRAALAFANAAASISVQRMGAGPSMPTAAEVAAVL from the coding sequence ATGGGGCGCGTCTTCGTCGCCGGCAGCATCAACATGGATGTGGTGGCGACCGCCGATCGCCATCCGCGCGTCGGCGAGACCGTCGCCGGCCGCAAGGTGCTGTATTTTCCAGGCGGAAAGGGCGCGAACCAGGCGGTGGCGGCGTCGCGGCTTGGCGCGAAGACCACGCTGATCGGCCGGCTCGGCAAGGATTCGTTCGGCGCCGAGCTGAAGACATTTCTCGGCGCGCAAGGTATCGACCTCGGCTCGGTGCGCGAGGCCAACACGCATACCGGCACGGCGATCATCACCGTGGCGGCGGCCGACAACACCATCGTCGTCATTCCCGGCAGCAATGCGCTAGTGGGGGCGGATGACGTCGCGGACGTGCCGCTGGCCAAGGGCGATGTCGCGGTCTGCCAGTTCGAGATCCCGCTGCCGACGATCACCGCGTTCTTTCGACGCGCGCGCGAGGCCGGCGTCGTCACCGTGCTCAACCCGGCGCCGGCGCAAAAGATGTCGCGCGAGCTGCTCGCGCTGGTCGACATTCTCGTGCTGAACGAGACCGAGCTGGGATTCCTCGCAGGCGTCGAGCTCACGGACAGCGACGAGGCCGCTGGGATCATCGATGTCGCGCGAAAACTTCAGGCGCACGCGGACCAGAGCATCTGCGTGACGCTCGGCAGACGCGGCGTGCTTGCGCTGGCGGGGCGCGAAGAGGTCGCGGTGCCCGGGCGTGCCGTGAAGGCGGTCGACACGACAGGCGCCGGCGATTGCTTCGTCGGCGCGCTCGCCGCGCAACTCGCAGACGGTGTGCCCCTGCGCGCCGCCCTCGCCTTCGCCAACGCCGCCGCCTCGATCAGCGTGCAGCGCATGGGTGCGGGGCCGTCGATGCCGACGGCCGCGGAAGTGGCGGCGGTGTTATAG
- a CDS encoding GntR family transcriptional regulator — protein MSDTRTADSMAIRRDDPDDVVARLEEDIIFGRLPPGARLTEDALMSRYGTSRHFVRQALVDAERRGIVRREKNVGATVRFYSAEEVGQIYEVREMLTRQAALMIPLPAPQSLIDALSVLQRQYCARADAQDLRGIHEANDAFHLALFSACGNPYLVGSLQDYMNLTLPMRAKNLADREGLAQSRRQHELMIELLRGRDSWALAQLCVDHMQFSKSDYLARIAGDEAEAPR, from the coding sequence ATGTCCGACACTCGCACCGCAGACAGCATGGCTATCAGGCGCGACGACCCGGACGACGTCGTTGCGCGGCTCGAGGAGGACATCATCTTTGGCCGCCTGCCGCCCGGCGCTCGCCTCACCGAGGACGCGCTGATGTCGCGCTACGGCACCTCCCGCCACTTCGTGCGTCAGGCGCTGGTGGACGCAGAGCGGCGCGGCATCGTCCGCCGCGAGAAAAACGTCGGCGCCACCGTGCGGTTCTACTCGGCCGAGGAGGTCGGGCAGATCTACGAGGTCAGGGAGATGCTGACCCGGCAGGCCGCGCTGATGATCCCCCTGCCCGCACCGCAAAGCCTGATCGACGCGCTGAGCGTCCTGCAGCGACAATATTGCGCGAGAGCCGATGCGCAGGATCTGCGCGGCATCCACGAGGCCAACGACGCCTTCCACCTCGCGCTATTCTCGGCGTGCGGCAATCCCTACCTGGTCGGCTCGCTCCAGGACTACATGAACCTGACGCTGCCGATGCGCGCAAAAAACCTCGCCGACCGCGAAGGATTGGCGCAGTCGCGGCGCCAGCACGAGTTGATGATCGAGCTGCTGAGAGGTCGCGACAGCTGGGCGCTGGCGCAACTTTGCGTCGATCACATGCAGTTCAGCAAGTCGGACTATTTGGCGCGAATTGCGGGGGATGAGGCCGAGGCCCCTCGCTAG
- a CDS encoding TRAP transporter small permease — protein MPIADKLLVQRQRHLKWRRLDWLELALMILCGVLCFGFSLSVTADIVTRTIGHPWLWLQEVTSTLFIYAIFIGTAAATRRNDHLYLTAISEALHGTPRLIVELIIRLVVLGVAFCLIWYGYQNYLRGFGSFRLPSGTPIASLYAIIPLSGVLIGLFTIEQLVNGLRNGFDHVEPPEEDGTPVVTDAQARAQL, from the coding sequence ATGCCCATCGCCGACAAACTGCTCGTGCAGCGCCAGCGCCACCTGAAATGGCGCCGGCTCGATTGGCTCGAGCTCGCGCTGATGATCCTTTGCGGCGTGCTGTGCTTCGGCTTCTCGCTGTCGGTCACCGCCGACATCGTCACTCGCACCATCGGTCATCCCTGGCTGTGGCTCCAGGAGGTGACATCGACGCTGTTCATCTACGCGATCTTCATCGGCACGGCCGCTGCGACGCGCCGCAACGATCACCTCTATCTCACCGCGATCTCCGAGGCCTTGCACGGCACCCCGCGCCTGATCGTCGAGCTGATCATCCGCCTCGTCGTGCTCGGCGTTGCCTTCTGTCTGATCTGGTACGGCTACCAGAACTATCTGCGCGGCTTCGGCAGCTTTCGGCTGCCGTCGGGTACGCCGATCGCCTCGCTCTATGCGATCATCCCGCTGTCGGGCGTGCTGATCGGCCTGTTCACCATCGAGCAACTGGTCAACGGCCTGCGCAACGGCTTCGATCATGTCGAGCCGCCCGAGGAGGATGGAACGCCCGTCGTCACCGACGCGCAGGCGAGGGCGCAGCTATGA